The genomic window AAGTGTGGATACTTTGTTGAGTTGCATTGTCTTTGAATACATTTTGGATACGTTACTCGTCCAATATTAGTATTTTTTCTgaatcttaataaaaaaataaataatattttttcaaatACACCTAATCGACTTAGACAcattgataaaccctaattttagggtttatcttgtgttgaatgcggtaaattttatcaacttatccacatttattcaatgaaatagcatgattttgtaaatttttcctAAATTGCACTTAAGATTGAAAACATTCTTTTTAGActcttaatttgctaaatttaatttcttttaattccagtcgatgctttgatgtgtttgttaagtgatttcaagtttagaagacaaagattggattgaagaaatgaagaaaaaaagtgtgcaaagtggagaattcatgaagaaatgggaATTTGATGGAATTCatggtccacgcgtacgcatgagtgagAGTAtcgtcaagcgacgcgtacgcgtgacattcagcacgtgactcacttaaagaaaacgtggctggcgatttctggactcattcaagcccaaatccaacccatttctgcagtatttgaggccaaattcaagaaggaacaaagggggagcaattaagGTAGGTTAAAAACATATCTTAGGGTagatttttagagagagaagctccctctctctctagaatttaggattcttagtccaatttttctttaatttctctctttaattcttgttttagcgtagtttcatttatatttttatgctctattgtcttaattttcttagtttctcttgttagtttcttatttttgtcatttttagTTTATGACACACTCTTGCTAATTTTGattcctttttaatgcaattcgatgttttatgtttctttcatgtttgtttgagttattgttactattttcttgcatttggtagctttagattttgTTATTCttacaatttaatatgcttttctttttatgcacatcaagtgtttgataaaatgcttgccttagttttagagtagattttgagcattcttggtttAGAAAGAGAAGcttggtaatcttgagtcattaataccaacttatgttggtgatctagagttgttagttaatcttgtttccattgatgctacttatggattgggattagcTAGGCCTATTTAACTTTCTCTCAATATGGGGATAACGTAATAGGCTTGGCTCTTGGTAATTGTTGCTTTATAATTAGTGACTAGGATAAAAAATCTTGATTCTCAATTCTTACCATGAATACCTCtttagtatttgttatctttagttgtttgctttactttcttgtcatttaatttcttacttCTTCATTATCAACCCCTTtgatttcataaccaataattgaacattcgattgcaattcctagggagaacgactcgagaaTAATACTttctgttatttttattgggttgaacttgtgacaaccaaattaaactttgatggagaATCCATTATTGATTTGAAACTATAGTTGCACACATCTAAATATAATTATATGTAAGTTGTGTCTAACTTTATTCTTAATCTATATTTTTTAAATGAGTTTACAAATGATNNNNNNNNNNNNNNNNNNNNNNNNNNNNNNNNNNNNNNNNNNNNNNNNNNNNNNNNNNNNNNNNNNNNNNNNNNNNNNNNNNNNNNNNNNNNNNNNNNNNNNNNNNNNNNNNNNNNNNNNNNNNNNNNNNNNNNNNNNNNNNNNNNNNTATcttacaagaaattaaaatttgtatATTCACATATTTCATATTTCATATATGTGTCCATATTCATACTTTATAGGCATTAATATTGACTTTTACCCTAGTAGTAAAGTAGAAGACAATGTGACATGTACTTATAGTTGGAAATTTCAAATGAAGTGACAAGAAGTGGTTAGTAATTTTTATGTTGTATTTTATACTtcaaaatcaaagaacaaaatataattaaaatataaaaattggtTCAAGATCTAGATTTTAGGAGCAAAACTAAACTCCTTTTCATAGGCACTAATTTTAAAGTACATCAAAATCTCTTTTTggcaatgaaaaaaaaaaagatgaaagtaaactagaagtttGTAGAATCATAAACATGCATGCAATGATATCACAAACGAGTATCTATTCTAAAAATGTATTTCATTATAACTTTTGAGATTATTAAACATGAAGCAACTACATTTTACTGAATTTCAAAGTGTTTGAACATACATAAAACCTTAACATATTTCAAATGATCTATAAGAGCTAGAACTAAATCTGGCAAAGTAAAATAAATGAAACAACTTTGGAGAAATGAAAGGTGaaaatttgtaaaaaataataaaagaaatgatAGAAAAAATCCTACTTGAAAATTTAGCTTGGATAAGATTCATAAATTTACTGGGATGTGAGTATGTGAAGTATGTTTCGCGTAAAAAATTTTAATCCTTTGCTCTTTGTTTGCATTTCTATTTATAAACAAATTTGACCAATCTCATATTGACATGTTACTACGTATAGTTACTTTGCCAATAATTATTCTCGCCATAGAATATTCAACTTTTCTATTCGTCAAAACATATCTAAATTTCCTTTGTCAACTCGACACCTCAATACGTTGACACGTCAACTAACTCCAATTGAATTTCCTTTGTCAATCTCGACACAAATTTTATCAAGTAACAGTAATAGATaggattagaaataaaaaagtcTGATGCGAAAAGACTAGTTTGTTAGTCATCTCCTTGTTTGGGAGCTTAAGAGTGAAAGGAGGAGAAAATTAGAACCCCTGGTGGAAAAGCACAAAATCAAAATTTTACGATTTTATTTTATTGCAAGGACTTTTTTTGTTGCAGTATCTCGAATTTGACAAGTAAAGAATTAATCTATCGTGAATTTAAACTCTATTTAATAGTTTATTGTTAGTCATTGAGTTATTGCATGTGTAAAGCGAAATTCAAACTATTGACACTTGCTTAAATAAATAAGTTCATTAACCACTCAATCAACCGAAATTAATTTGTAGGGACATATATTAGTTGACCCTAAATTTAGATTTTCCTCAATAACCACCTATAGAATCCACTTTATTGCTCCCTCCACGCTAAcaggtttagagtttaggatttagatttttctATTTTAGACTTTTAGTAGCAACCTTTATTTATTGTTTTCTATTACAATAGCGACCTATAAAATCATTAGCACAATATAGCTCCTAACAAGCATACTCATTTTAGACCCAACTGTCAAACCCAATCAAGGCTAAGTTCTCACATCCCTCTTACTCTCTTAGGTCCCCAACCGTACTCGACTCAACTTGGAGTCACTTGGAAACTTTGAAGACAACCAAAGTCGAAAGAGTAACACATATCAACGAGTCTTGTTCGACCTCAAGAATAACTTCAATTCCTTGGGAATAGCATAGATCTATTCACATCGAACACTCAGACATGCTTGGAATTCAAGGTAGCATTAGCATTAGTACAGTCCAATTGAATTTATTGATGAAAGTACTGTAGTTTTTTCTTCCAAATATTAGCTTAAAAATAATTCCAACTCCGTAAAGCTTTTTATGAAAATCATGTTTCATTCCTATTTTATACTTGTAATGCCTTCACTTATTATTACAAAAATACTAGGTGTCCAAGTGTTTTATTAACCaaagttattaaaatttaaacttcaatcatgttcctcctcctcttttaacATCGTCATCGTTGCTATCGCCGCCACCACCGTCGTCGTCGCTGCCTTCTCTTTTTTATCGAGTGAAATTGAAAAGATACGAATATCTTTTATATTGTTTTTCTATATACTCAATATTTGTGTACCATATGTGTAAATTTGTGTTATGTTGAACAAAAATGTGTGCTATGCTTAAATATTTGTGTGCGGTAATAAATCAAAATTTGTTTGATGATTTCTGTCAAATTAGTGTGAGTTATCAGGTTATTAGTTTCGATTACTTGTGTTGGTTTTTTTATACTCGATATTTGTGTGCTATTGTAtacatttttgttttttttttcttgattataGTTATTTATgattatcttatttttctttaattgagttgtttgaaAAATTAGTGTTATTCTATGATTATGGTTTTTGTGCTATATATGTGAATTTGTGTGCTATGCTGAACAAAAATGTGTGCTACACTTAAATATTTATGTGCTATGATAAACCAGAATTTGTTTAATGATATCTGTCAAATTAGCATGAGCTACTAAGCTATTAGCTTCGATTATTTGTGTGCTGTGAAAATGAAGGAATGTGTGTGGTTTCACTTTATTTGATTTACACATGTGATGCGGTATATTGTTTGTAGTGTTGATGGACAACTACAAGAAAGACAAGCCTCCATGGCTGAACTTTTCAAGAGCCATTACATCCAAAGGTGATTTGCACAATTGCACCTCTTGCATCTAAGGGCAGCATTCCATGAACAAAGGAGATGTGTTGGGTGTACTTAGAGATTGTCGTGTCGCACTCTCTGTGGATCCTAACCGCCAAAAAATGTTGAACTGCACATCAGAGTTAATAGCCATGAGTTATGATGACATACTTAAAAAGAATATCAACAACACCTTTGTGTGTGTGTATTTTGTTTTTTTGGAAAATGGAACCTGTAGTGTAACATTGGTTTGCAATGAATGGTGATTAGTTTACATACcatgaaaaaaataaatgtgTAACAGAATTCGATAAAAGAATATACACAAATTTTGGTATAGCAAAAATTTGTGTTGTGCTTTAAAAATTTGTGTACTATATTAATAAGTTTGTGTTACATGTCAATTTTTGTGTGTTATATTTCAAAAATGTATGTGCTACAAAAAGTGTAGAAAAGCTTGTACAATATAGTACAAGCTCTTTGAATTGTGTGCTAGTAGAATACTGAAGTGCGTGTCACGCGATTCATTTTGAGAGTAATTTTTATTGTAGTTGGACCAACTTAGTTGAACTTAATTGGCAAAAAACTTATACATAAAAAGCATCACTCTCATTATTATTCTGTTTGTGTTTCAAGTTTCAACCATGTTTAGACATTGCAATTTGCATAGGTTTTCATCATGAATACAGTTGCTGATTGATGCAATATTAGAGCACTAAATCGAATTTAAACGTTGACTCCATAATATCTCGTaaaaaggaatttttttttttcgatttagTATTTCCTTCATTTATTATTACTCCCTATTATTATAGTTGAGTGTTTCAACCATGTCACTGTGTATTGCAACTTGCATTGGTTTGATAATGAATACAAGTTGCTTAGCAATACGATATTGGTTTGAAGTTAGCCTTATTAATTGCCATAGTTACCAATACCAATACAATTTTGAAGTAATTAGCCCTTATTAGTAATGCATTATGTAAAAAAAAACCCTTTTAAATATGACCGTGCACAATTGGAAATGAAAATCGTTTATACATTAACAGTACATACAAATTAATCTATAAATTGTTTTGAAAACCTTAAAACTCTCCTAATCTCATTTACAAAGTAGAGCAAATACAAAACCAGGCCAgaagaagaattaaaaagaaaaaaaaaaaatcaaacagaaTGGCAACAAAACACCACTTTAAGCTCAAACTCCCACCAAACCTAAGCATAAACAAGGTCTCAACCTTTGCCAAAGTTAGGAACAGTATCACCAAAATGAGACACAGAAACCTTATCAAGTCTTACTCTGCTCTCATCATGCTCTAAAGAGAAACACCACAAAACTGCATAAATCCAGATCACTCTTCCAGTGCTATTAGCCTATTACTCAGAACCAAACCACCAGAGTTTTGACATTGTTCAATTGAGATCCTTCAACAAGCTGTAACTTCAGAATTTAATTTAGGCACCCCTAAAATTGCACAGCTCTGTAAAACAGCAGAACCACTTTCAGATAGATATAAGTACAAAATTATTGTAAATAGTTTGGTATGAAGAGCACTAGCTACTAAATTTTTACACCTTGTTTGTGTTCATCTCCAGCAGTATTTAGTTGTGAATTTCAAGCATATCCTGCAGTGAATATtcccataaaaaaaattaatcatgaAATCTATTTTTCACGNNNNNNNNNNNNNNNNNNNNNNNNNNNNNNNNNNNNNNNNNNNNNNNNNNNNNNNNNNNNNNNNNNNNNNNNNNNNNNNNNNNNNNNNNNNNNNNNNNNNNNNNNNNNNNNNNNNNNNNNNNNNNNNNNNNNNNNNNNNNNNNNNNNNNNNNNNNNNNNNNNNNNNNNNNNNNNNNNNNNNNNNNNNNNNNNNNNNNNNNNNNNNNNNNNNNNNNNNNNNAACCCCCCCCCcctcctctctctttcttctctttctctctcttctaaaaGATAAATAATTCACAAAGCATTGCCATTTTACAAAAATTTTCTAACCTAACATAGTTCACACGTCAGTGTAATGCCATTTTTTTTTGTTGCTCAACCATGAGAGGAGCAACTTATTCAAATACCAAGGAAAAAATGCATCACGCATCAGAATAATTATTCCTATTGCAAGCCTAGTAATATGACCAAAATGAAGATTCACTGCCCCTACTCAGCCAATGCTCAATGCTTCATCATGAATATGACTAACACCAGGAAAGAAAATCATCTAGTGTGCTACTGATCACTGTGAGTGACATTCCTATCAGCCATTAGGTGCAAAGGGTCCAGACTAACCTCCACTTCAATGTCTATCTAGCCAAGTTCAAATTCCACCAGCAAACACAGCCGAATCGTTCTCTCTTGACCTTTTCTAATCATCTGACGATCGTTGCTATTAATCAAATCAAAGCAACAAATACATTCTCTTCAAATTCTTGCCATTCAAAGCTCAACTATTGCAACCAAGGCCACTCCATTAATTTTCCAGAGAGAAGAGACAGAAGGTTGAAAATCTACCTTAAAAAACTGTGTTGGCAAAAGCACCTCTCCTTGGTCAAGGCTCACATCCTTCTGACTTCTGAGATCAGCTCATGTGATCAACCAGGCAGGGTCCGGAAACCTTGTAGATCGTCTACTGAGAATACAAACTCAGAAGATATCTCACAGGAATATAGATTACACCATCACATTGATCCCAGATCTTGAATCTTTCACCAGAGGGAGCCTGTGGCACTGCACTATGTTCCTGAACTGTTATAAACAGCATAAAGCAATTAAGCAATATAACTGGCACATAACACAACTCCAATACGATATTAACTCAGTAACTCCTTGCTTGACCAAAATTCCAGAACATTGGAACATTAGTAACAGATTTTACACATATCAGAACGTCCAGGAAAAACCAAATATTCAGAATTCAGCAACAATAAAGAACCAAATAATCAGCCAAAAGAAATATAATAACACTAGATTTAGTAAATATGCCTCTATCATCATTTTTGGTTAATACAAACTAAGGGTCAAAATTTCCACCTGCATTATCATATAAGGACTAAGGGGGAAGTTTACATCTTTTTAATGCTACAAAAAAACTGAGCAATCCATTGAATTAagaggaacaagaagaagaagaagatgaattacaTATCAAGCACGGCGTTTACTCAAACGCCATGAATTTGGCTCATGGTATCTGTCATAAGGGTCAAAATTTCCACCTGCATTATCATATAAGGACTAAGGGGGAAGTTTACATCTTTTTAATGCTACAAAAAAACTGAGCAATCCATTGAATtaagaggaacaagaagaggaagaagatgaattgCATATCAAGCACGGCGTTTACTCAAACGCCATGAATTTGGCTCCTGATATCTGTCATAGAGTGGTTCAATCCGCTCTTGACGCTTTCGCTTGCTCATCTTTGTAGGATCTGATACTTTGAAGAATCTTGGTGCCAATTCAACAAGCCATTTAGGATCTATCACTGTGACCTCACGCATATATTCCTTGGTTGTCATAACAAGTTCATGGTAGATGACCCAGTCAGGTTGTCTCTGGAACAAAGCTGAACTTGGATGGATATATACAGGCTGGTTCTCAACTAGGGTTCTGTAGCCTTCCTGGGGATCCTTCCTTGCTGCATGGAAAAAGAATCCTGCGGTGATTGCCTTTCTGATCTTGGTAAAATTTTTTCCAGCACTTACAACATCCAATTTATACCTGCATATCAGAGATGATGATTTCAGAATACAATTCAATCTGGCCAGCAAAATTATAATGCAGAGAACCAATGACAAGATATAGCTACAAAATACAAACCACACCAAAATGTATGTTACAACACCATAATGGCAACAAGCAACCCAATACTGAAACATTTAGTGTGTCTAAAAATTTCAATATATTACAAAACAGTATATCTGCGGAAACATTGGACTCTGTACAAAGTTACaagtaaaaagaagaaaaaagaaaaagaaacaaacaattaaacaaagtaaataaaatatttagaagTACTGATATCTTACTTATCCATGATGGTAAGAAGCTGTTTCCTGACATCCTGTGCTCTCCTCAATGATCGAGATTGAACAAAGTTCTCAAAACACCATGGTCCTGAAAAATTCTTGGCTTTCCAAGCCTCATAAACAGCAAGCAGTGTGAGATGGTCACCTTCAGGCTGGAAAAACTTTGCCCTCTTCTGATCTGCTTGGGCTTGCTTTTCCCTAGGCCTGTAAAAAATATTGCCAGTCTGAATCATGGCAATTATCGTCAAAATCTCATCACTGCATCCAAGGTCCACACTGGCAAGTAACATCTTGGACAATGGCGGATCCAAGGGAAATTCTGCCATTTTCCTCCCCAGTTTGGTTAAAAGGCCCTCTTCATCCAATGCTCCAAGACTGTAAAGCTGTTCCATGGCTGAAATAAGAGCTTGGGGTGATGGTGGATCCATAAAATCAAAGGACAGAAGATCATTTATTCCCATAGCTTTCATGTTGAGAGTAGTCATCCCAAGATTTATCCTTTGAATCTCAGGAATCGTAGTAGGAGACATCTCGTTCCTATATGCGCTCTCGGTATATAGGCGATAGCACTTTCCAGGTCCAGTACGCCCTGCACGTCCAGCTCTTTGTTTGGCCGAAGCTTGTGAAATTGGAGTTATCACCAACGAATCAAGTCCTTGCTTTGGGTTATAAACATTTTGCTTTGCAAACCCAGGATCAATAACATAAAATATCCCATCAATAGTCAAAGAAGCCTCAGCAATGTTAGTTGCCACAACCACTTTCCTTTTACCAGGAGGAGCAGGGTCGAATATCCTAGACTGCATTTCACTAGGAAGGGCACTATAAACAGGTAATATTATCAGTTCTGGAACATTCTTACCTAAACCCTTCATTCTTTCATAGAGAGATTGACAAGCAAAATCAATCTCCTCTTGACCAGTCAAGAAGAGAAGAATGTCTCCTTCAGGTTCTGTCAGGTGGATCTGTAGGACAGTGATCAAAGCTGCATCCAAATAATCACTTTCTGGCTGCTTAGTATAAAGAATCTCCACAGGAAACGTTCTCCCAGGTATTGTAAAGATGTTACAATTAAAGAAATATCCTGAGAACTTCTCTGCATCCAGAGTGGCAGACGTGACAATCAATCGCAACTCAGGCCTACGCTGCACTAGCTTCTTAAGCAGTCCAAAAAGAACATCAGTATGAATGGTCCTTTCGTGAGCCTCATCAAGCATTATGACAGAATACTGTGACAGGTTCTCATCAACCAGTATTTCCCTAAGAAGCATACCGTCGGTCATGTACTTGATTACAGTATCTGGTCCCGTACAATCTTCAAACCGAATGGCATAACCAACTTCCTCTCCCAATCGACATCCAAACTCTTCTGCAACTCTCTTTGCAACTGACATTGCAGCCACCCTACGAGGTTGAGTGCATCCAATTTTACCTCTTGTCGTGTAACCTGCTTCAGCAAGATACTGTGTTACCTGAGTAGTTTTACCTGAACCCGTTTCACCAATTACCACCAACACCTGATTATCATGGACAGCCTGAATCAATTCTTTTTTCAACTTGTAAATAGGGAGACTCTGCCTCTGTTCTTGAATAGAAAGCTTGGACCTTTGCCCAAAAGTAATGGTCTTTCCATAGGCATCCTTCTTCCATTCTGGCATATCATAGGCTGACAAACCAACTCCTCTAAGCTCCTGGGCAAGATGTCTTTCACCAGATTCAGGCATAGGGTCTTCCCAAGGACGATTGAGATCCTttggaatagaatcaagcatggtGCGTTGCTGCTGTTCTCGTACTTCTCTACGCTCCTTTATAAGTGCAGACTGCAGTGCGGCAGCACGACCAAGAGAACCTTCTGGATTTTTGAAAATCTTGACAGGAGACATATCCATTGAATACCTGCTCTGCCCTTGCAAAAATGCAGGTTCATCCTCATTCAACTCAATCTCAAGCTCTTCTTCAGCACCTTCCTCCTGGTACATCAACCCATCTCCCTCCTCATCATAAGTTGGGTACTCTGAAACACTCAAAACACCTGAAGCAATCAACTGTTTTGCCTCCCACCTCTCAGGAGagctcatcctcttcagaggccTCCGCGATTTCCCCATATCATCCTCCTCCACAATTCTGATACCCGATAGACCCGTCCTCGCAACTGGCCCATCCTTCGAATCCTGTGGATTCATCCGAAATGTGTCCTCATCGCTTTTCTTCAACGGAAGAAGATCTTTTCCGGTATGCTGATCAACATCCCTCATCGAAAGACTCAACTTCTGACCAGAAACAGATATAACCTTCACATAAACCTCCTGATCCCGCTTCACCACATCCTTTGCATTACTAATCCTCCTAGTTGCAATCTGTGACACATGCACCAATCCTTCCTTCCCTCTAATATCATCCAACTGAACAAAGCACCCTGTATCCATCACCCTTGAAACCCTCCCTTTATAAACCTTGTACAATTCAACTTCACCCCCTCCACTATGCCTCAGATCCCTCCTACCTTTCCTGTCACCACCACCATCTTCTTCACCATAACCACCATTTTCTTCTTCACACCCatctctcctcctcctctcaTATCTATCCTTATCCTTATCCCTACCCCTACCCCTATCGTTCTCTCTATCCCTTCCCCTTCTCCTAGAATCCCCTTTttcatcatcataatcatcataatctctatctctatctctattCCTATCTCTAGGCCTTTCATCTCTATCATATTTATCATACCTGTCCCTTCTATCTCTTCTATCCCTTCTATCTCTGTCTCTTCCTCTGTGCCCATCTTCACCGTGTATTTCTCTGTCTCTATCACCACCATGTTTCTCTTTGGCTTCAGCTTCAATCTCCTTCTGCAGCTCCTTAACCCTATCCCTATCATCTGCAATAGCCAGTGCCTTGAACTTCCCCTTCGAACCACCACCGTCCTGCTTCGAACCCTTGACGTCGCTGTTCCCAGAACCCTTCTTCGGAGGGAGAATAGCGTGGATTATCGTGAGAAGTGTACGGACAAAATAGTCCGGCAATTCGGCACCGTTCTCCTTCAATTTTGCGTCGAATTCTTCGACGTTCTCGGAAGATCGACCCAACTCGGTGATGAACTCGGCGAGTACATTGTCACCGTTTCCGGTGTGAGACTCCATTTCGGTGCAAACCTTCGAAACAAGAGACAAGTACTCGAGCTTCTTCAACGAATCTTGTGGGTTCTCCACCGCCATGGCTCTGATG from Arachis ipaensis cultivar K30076 chromosome B09, Araip1.1, whole genome shotgun sequence includes these protein-coding regions:
- the LOC107617683 gene encoding probable pre-mRNA-splicing factor ATP-dependent RNA helicase DEAH5 isoform X2; the encoded protein is MAVENPQDSLKKLEYLSLVSKVCTEMESHTGNGDNVLAEFITELGRSSENVEEFDAKLKENGAELPDYFVRTLLTIIHAILPPKKGSGNSDVKGSKQDGGGSKGKFKALAIADDRDRVKELQKEIEAEAKEKHGGDRDREIHGEDGHRGRDRDRRDRRDRRDRYDKYDRDERPRDRNRDRDRDYDDYDDEKGDSRRRGRDRENDRGRGRDKDKDRYERRRRDGCEEENGGYGEEDGGGDRKGRRDLRHSGGGEVELYKVYKGRVSRVMDTGCFVQLDDIRGKEGLVHVSQIATRRISNAKDVVKRDQEVYVKVISVSGQKLSLSMRDVDQHTGKDLLPLKKSDEDTFRMNPQDSKDGPVARTGLSGIRIVEEDDMGKSRRPLKRMSSPERWEAKQLIASGVLSVSEYPTYDEEGDGLMYQEEGAEEELEIELNEDEPAFLQGQSRYSMDMSPVKIFKNPEGSLGRAAALQSALIKERREVREQQQRTMLDSIPKDLNRPWEDPMPESGERHLAQELRGVGLSAYDMPEWKKDAYGKTITFGQRSKLSIQEQRQSLPIYKLKKELIQAVHDNQVLVVIGETGSGKTTQVTQYLAEAGYTTRGKIGCTQPRRVAAMSVAKRVAEEFGCRLGEEVGYAIRFEDCTGPDTVIKYMTDGMLLREILVDENLSQYSVIMLDEAHERTIHTDVLFGLLKKLVQRRPELRLIVTSATLDAEKFSGYFFNCNIFTIPGRTFPVEILYTKQPESDYLDAALITVLQIHLTEPEGDILLFLTGQEEIDFACQSLYERMKGLGKNVPELIILPVYSALPSEMQSRIFDPAPPGKRKVVVATNIAEASLTIDGIFYVIDPGFAKQNVYNPKQGLDSLVITPISQASAKQRAGRAGRTGPGKCYRLYTESAYRNEMSPTTIPEIQRINLGMTTLNMKAMGINDLLSFDFMDPPSPQALISAMEQLYSLGALDEEGLLTKLGRKMAEFPLDPPLSKMLLASVDLGCSDEILTIIAMIQTGNIFYRPREKQAQADQKRAKFFQPEGDHLTLLAVYEAWKAKNFSGPWCFENFVQSRSLRRAQDVRKQLLTIMDKYKLDVVSAGKNFTKIRKAITAGFFFHAARKDPQEGYRTLVENQPVYIHPSSALFQRQPDWVIYHELVMTTKEYMREVTVIDPKWLVELAPRFFKVSDPTKMSKRKRQERIEPLYDRYHEPNSWRLSKRRA
- the LOC107617683 gene encoding probable pre-mRNA-splicing factor ATP-dependent RNA helicase DEAH5 isoform X1, coding for MAVENPQDSLKKLEYLSLVSKVCTEMESHTGNGDNVLAEFITELGRSSENVEEFDAKLKENGAELPDYFVRTLLTIIHAILPPKKGSGNSDVKGSKQDGGGSKGKFKALAIADDRDRVKELQKEIEAEAKEKHGGDRDREIHGEDGHRGRDRDRRDRRDRRDRYDKYDRDERPRDRNRDRDRDYDDYDDEKGDSRRRGRDRENDRGRGRDKDKDRYERRRRDGCEEENGGYGEEDGGGDRKGRRDLRHSGGGEVELYKVYKGRVSRVMDTGCFVQLDDIRGKEGLVHVSQIATRRISNAKDVVKRDQEVYVKVISVSGQKLSLSMRDVDQHTGKDLLPLKKSDEDTFRMNPQDSKDGPVARTGLSGIRIVEEDDMGKSRRPLKRMSSPERWEAKQLIASGVLSVSEYPTYDEEGDGLMYQEEGAEEELEIELNEDEPAFLQGQSRYSMDMSPVKIFKNPEGSLGRAAALQSALIKERREVREQQQRTMLDSIPKDLNRPWEDPMPESGERHLAQELRGVGLSAYDMPEWKKDAYGKTITFGQRSKLSIQEQRQSLPIYKLKKELIQAVHDNQVLVVIGETGSGKTTQVTQYLAEAGYTTRGKIGCTQPRRVAAMSVAKRVAEEFGCRLGEEVGYAIRFEDCTGPDTVIKYMTDGMLLREILVDENLSQYSVIMLDEAHERTIHTDVLFGLLKKLVQRRPELRLIVTSATLDAEKFSGYFFNCNIFTIPGRTFPVEILYTKQPESDYLDAALITVLQIHLTEPEGDILLFLTGQEEIDFACQSLYERMKGLGKNVPELIILPVYSALPSEMQSRIFDPAPPGKRKVVVATNIAEASLTIDGIFYVIDPGFAKQNVYNPKQGLDSLVITPISQASAKQRAGRAGRTGPGKCYRLYTESAYRNEMSPTTIPEIQRINLGMTTLNMKAMGINDLLSFDFMDPPSPQALISAMEQLYSLGALDEEGLLTKLGRKMAEFPLDPPLSKMLLASVDLGCSDEILTIIAMIQTGNIFYRPREKQAQADQKRAKFFQPEGDHLTLLAVYEAWKAKNFSGPWCFENFVQSRSLRRAQDVRKQLLTIMDKYKLDVVSAGKNFTKIRKAITAGFFFHAARKDPQEGYRTLVENQPVYIHPSSALFQRQPDWVIYHELVMTTKEYMREVTVIDPKWLVELAPRFFKVSDPTKMSKRKRQERIEPLYDRYQEPNSWRLSKRRA